The nucleotide sequence tagccgtacaaaccaaagtattagccatgacggtacttacaggcaagccagaggtcggccggatcgatgcagtcctgctcgctgaagaactcaccgagatctactctactcctactcataAGGGTTGGCCGGAGCAAAAAAAAaggtaaattgtatttgattgattggatgtccttttacaatagccggagtccaatatttatacccggagcttaaacatgaatcatactcgagtacgactcattacaatctttggtataaaagaaaatattcttatcttaagataacttggaccctaatcttttcctttttgtagagtccaatatatatttcccgacgccaaccgtagctcattatcgttatctgctgacgtcattcaaagagagctgattccagtgttgcatccgaatcagctgatatcgatccttatgtaatcgattccttgatcggcacaattgtggaagcttcgagttcccacgttcttctttccaaattttggtgtaaacaactttattctctcatttatgatcctggtgaaaaaatgtggattttcgagttctcccttggggtgtgctcgacggaactgcgtagtttagtgtcctttCTTAAGTACTTAGTgtttaatggaagacaagtactcctgaaaGACATTGAATtagatggttctgccacagttataTCATTGTATGAATGACAAGGTTGTATTGCACAGTCCCAATGGACAATATATACTATATGTTATGTGCAAAAGTTCTTGCGGTAACTTAGTTAGGAAGCCTGATCCAAATCCAACAAATCCCTCCGGTCCTGAGCAGACTGAATAGAACTCCGATCTCAAGTAATCTAAATAGGATTCCTACATTGCCCTTCTGTAATATATCGTatctagaagatatgatttattaGGACTCTTGTAGATATTGTAATCCTATCATATAATCGACTAGGATACtttctttgtaaccctacccctccagagtatgagGGGCATAAGTCCCTTAGTCGGTAGATCCCCCATCCCACATCTCATCTCGTATTCCAACAATACAGACCAATAGAGCACgggacgtagggttttacgtcacATTGATGGCCTAAATCtttataaatcttgtgtcttgtgtctctattaCCATCTAGTTTATGATCACACGCACCTCTATCAAACAATCTACCATCGTAGGCATCCCCCTCGGTGGATTGACGAGTATCTTTTGTCGACACTGATTCCCATTAGCTTTAACCCAGGCCTCAGCCGTAGGTTCCTATATGGCATCCGAGCCCAAGTTTGGGTGTGCTGGGCCTGGGACGCTGCACATGGTGCGAGGATAAGGCGACGGTAGTTTTACACAAACCAACGATATACATCATGTAAAATACATAGCCGTCAACACATAGACTTTGTGTTAAGTAATTTTACATAAAAGTCATCTACTTTTGTGTTAATAACTATAAATCTAATAAATAAACTGTATGTTTACATTTATTACACAtataaagatttttttattttaacatgATCCTGAGATGTAATTCTTTTTCGCCAGGCACATGCATATttaatatttatatattcttataCAATGTTAAAAGGAGAACTTTTCTCCATATTTTCGTTCTTTACTCTCCCTCCCTCCCGGTTCATCTGTCTCTCCACTTCTCGGAACATAAGCGTTTTTATGGTTTCACTAAGAGTGATGTTTTAAAATTATTGATACGAGTTGTTATTGGTTTCCATCTGGTCCATGACCTGAACTCACGATACTCATGCGAGTTAGAATAGCAGGCCTGTAGGCCGGTACAGAGTCTGTTTCCAAGACGTATTAGAATAGATAACGATGTAtcttccgttgcaacgcacgggtatATTTGCTAGTTATAAAAAAGAGCGAGGGCTATATAAAAAAGACGCAAAGATCATTttgttatattattattatttataataaAAAAGAGTGAGGGATAATGTTATTTATTGTATGTTAAAAAGTGCAAAAGataaattgaaaacaaaaaacaaatccGGATTAGGACGGGGTCAGACGCGCTACCATTGCGCCACGGATCCGGTTGTGCCATGTACAGTAGAGAATGTTTAAAGTACAATATTTCACTAGTCGCACCCACGCGCCTGCAGGTTGCtggaggattttttttttcctcTTATCTAAGTACAATGGTAGTATCTGTTCGGATAAAGACACACATCATCACGCGTTCACCATACAAACAAACCTATAGCTATACCTAGACAACGAATCGACCTACGACTATACTAGACAACGAATGCAGCTGAGAGATACTCGAAGATGAGTAGACTTTGAGCGTGCGTCCATCACACACACGATATACAAATAGACCTATAGCTATACCTAGACAACGAACACAGCTAAAAAATATTCAAAGATCAGCAGACTCCAGGCACGTCACTTGACCACTATGGCATATTTACGAGAGAGGCACCTGGAGAAATTAGGTATCATGCGCCGAGCAGCGCTCGAACGCACGACCGACGGCTTCCGCAGCTGGAAGACCGACCGAGCGAGCTACGGCTCGTTCCCGTTGCTGGAGGATTTGTTTGTTTACCAGTTGGCATGTACAGACAGAGGGTCCCACATCACAGCGATGGGTCACGGAATCCCAGCCAAAAGATCACACTAACCAACGGGCAACGGCACAAAACATCAGACGAAGCAAAAGGCAGACTTCTTTATCACAGACGGCGAAAAGAGACGAACTAGGGCCATCCacttcattttgccaaatttttcaagattactcatcacatcgaatctttgacgcatgtatgaagcattaaatataaataaaaaataaaactaattacacagtttagacgaaatctactagacgaatcttttaaacctaattagactatgattaaacattaattgtcaaataacaacgaaaaacgCTACAGTTACAATTTGTaaaaaattttgcatctaaacTGGGCCTAGAGTCTAGAAGAGGCCACAACCCTTTCCACGCATTCCCTCCCCGCCACGCGGGCCCCATCGCCTCATCCCTCCCCCAATCACGGACCGCCATGTCAGATGGCCTCATCCTCCGTGCCTCCCACGTGGCGCCCCCACCACCCACCACCTCTCTCGTCTCTCCCCCTTCCCGCTTGCCGGGGCGTCTCgctctcgcctcgcctcgcctcctaGCACCACCACTCCTTCCTCCATTCCTCCAAGCCACCACCCCACACCTCGGCGCGTCCCGCCAAAACCCCCGATACCCAAACCCTAGCTAGCCGCCTAGCTCCCCTCCCACGCGCCATGTCCGTCgcgtccgcggcggcggcggcggcagcctcCCTGGTCGCCTCATCCTCGCTCTCCGTCCCagaccacctccgcctccgcctccgccggccCCCGCCTCCTCAACTCCCGTGCTTCCGCCGGCGATCACGCGGGGCCTGCCTCGTACGCGCCGTCCTCGAGGACCGCGCGCCCCCGCCGGCCGAGGAGGACGCCAAGCGCTACGGGCTCAACGGGAACGGGAGCGGGCTCGGGTACGACGATGCCGCCGTCCAAGCGTACCTCGGAAGCAACAACAACGGCAACGGCGACCGGAGCGCCAGCGGTGACGGCGCGGCGGTGACGCAGAAGCCCGCGGCGCCCGCGAGCAGCGTGGCCGTGGTCCCGGTCCCGGTCCCGCCGGCGGAGGAtgagaggaggaggaaggagagggtggAGGAGATCGGGAGGGAGGATGCCTGGTTCAAGCAGAGCACCGGAGAGGTGAATATTTTTTTTCTGTTTGCTTAACGGCTTATCATCTGCATAGCTGCGTGTGTTCTCCAGCGTCAGTTCTAAAGTGGGTGATCATGTGGGATAGGATAAGGGGCAGCTTTGACAAAAGTTAGTGGGGCAGCTTGACTAGGGTGACATCGATGTATGTTTGGAACAAGTGCATTCGTGATACTCTAATTGGAATGAAGTTCAGATTTAGGTAAGAGTACATTATCAGCAATTCAGCATCACACATCTTCAGAAACTACTACGTAGTAAGTACTTTAGTAGCAGCATCCACAAGCGCTCTGGAACGAAAGTTGTGAGGGGACGGTGTTGAAAATGCAACAGGCTGGCTAGCTGGCTGGTTAGTTACTTAGATTACTGTGTCAGGTTGAGTAGATGATACATGGACCCAGCTTATCCTTGGCCTATGATATATATTGCTGTCCAATTATCTGATGAAAATAGCTGCAGTTTTGTGTCATTCACTGTGTTCCTTTTTCCTTTCCCTTTTGAGTTGAATAACTAAACCTTGCAGGTTTCTGTTGCTCCTGGCGGTCGCTGGAATCGGTTTAAAACCTATTCAACAATTCAAAGAACATTGGAAATATGGGGGTTCGTTTTTACATTTATATTCAAGGCTTGGCTCAACAACCAAAAGTTCACCTACAGAGGTTAGTGACTTCAACTGAACACTAAAAAAAATACTAACCTATAGAAGTTTGTTTTTGTATCTGCGGAAAATAACAATAAGTTCTTCCCATTTAGTGATGTATTTGGCTCACAGGTATCTTTCGTACAAGTTAAGAACATTTGCGAATACAATTGAATAAAATCCTTCATCTTGTACAACAGCATGTGTGGCATGCTAGCCAACACACTGGATTCATATCTTTTACAAAATGGTGTTCATAATGTTTTCAATTTTTAGATGTTTTTTATATTGAAGAATTACCTACATGTTTCTTCAAAATTGTGTACCTTCAATAAAGTTCTAATTCAACTTCTGCAGGGGGGATgactgaggagaaaaagataatAAGGAGGAAAGTTCTTGCCAAGTGGCTAAAGGAGAGTCTCTTGAGATTAGGCCCCACATTCATCAAAATAGGGCAACAATTCTCCACCAGAGTGGATATTCTCCCACAGGAATATGTGGATCAACTATCGGAGTTACAGGTTTGTGTGTTGAAACTTATTCTAATTGCAGACATGCTTTGGTGCTTTTTCCAAAATTGAGTAAACTGCTTTTCTCTTATATAAAGATACGCacctctcctgcgtgttcgagaaaaaatagAGTAAACTGCAAAGACTCTAAAATTGATGGGTTGGCTCATTAGAGGATTTGCTCTCCTGTTATTAAACAATTTGACCACCCTCTATTATGCATAAGCTGAAATATGCATTAAATTTAGTTCAGTTTACTAGATCAGCCTAGTGGATGGCAAAATCTGCAAGTCTCAGATTGTGCCCTGTACATTGGTGTAGCACATTAGCATTTATCAGCAGCTCAGTGCCCCATGtgaagaaaataactgtcttgtGTAGTTATTAGAAGTTATCTTGTTTTTTTCTCTCTATATTTTTGTTAATGCACATTCCTATGCTTATACCCCTGTTATGATTGAACCATGGAATTATTACCTATTTTTGCAGGATCAAGTTCCTCCATTTCCTTCCGAGACAGCTGTAAAAATTGTCGAAGAAGAGCTGGGGGCATCTGTAAATGAGATATTTGATCGATTTGATTTTGAACCAATAGCTGCTGCTAGCCTcggtaattttttttttattttaataagCAACTTGGCACTATAATAATCTATCCCTTCTTGCCAGGCCAGGTTCATCGGGCACGTCTGAATGGCCAAGAGGTTGTGATCAAAGTGCAACGGCCTGGTCTGAAGGAGCTGTTCGATATTGATCTGAAGAATTTAAGGGTAAGTTATTTATGTTACTAATCCTGTAGCATACCctgttttcattttttagataatgaaatAAAACATCCTGGCCTCTGCATCTAAAGATGCACACATAAGTGTACTAGTACCAAAAAAAAGTATGTCTGTTATGTGTTGCCTATTTACCTACTTAAATGTGTTTCCATTTTTTACCATTTGCTGACAAATAACTGAATTGGATAGGTAATAGCTGAATACCTTCAGAAAGTGGATCCAAAGTCAGATGGCGCCAAGAGAGACTGGGTTGCTATTTACGATGAGTGTGCATCTGTTTTATATCAGGTAATTAGTTGTATGATCATGATCTACTGTCTTAGACTTGTTTGACTACGTCTATTACGGATCATGTAATCAGTTCATGTTTTTTATCAGGAAATAGACTATACGAAGGAAGCATTTAACGCTGAAAAATTTGCTGAGAACTTCAAAAAATTGGAATATGTGAAGGTTCCTGAAATTTACTGGGAGTACACTACACCTCAGGTTTCTTCTACACAGAAAATACAAAATAGATCCAACAAGGAACTTGGTGGAATAAAGATTTTAAGTTTCTTTTATTTTCATTGCAGGTTTTAACAATGGAATATGTCCCAGGAATTAAAATTAACAGAATAAAGCAATTAGATAAGTTAGGAGTCGATAGAAAAAGGTAAGTACTGTATAACCATCAACCATGAACTAAACTTTCTGTGCCAACTGACTTTGTTGCTTCCTGTCAATGTGAATCACTTTCAGATTAGGCCGTTATGCTGTTGAGTCCTACCTTGAGCAGATCTTGTCCCATGGATTTTTCCATGCTGACCCGGTTAGTCACCCTGTCTATTCACCACAAACACTGTTTTAGTCATTATGGTTATTTCTCACCTTCGCATCATCCTTCACTTCATTTCTATCCATGCATTGGTCTGTTTTCAAATGAAGTAGAAATATAATATTTCGTTAAGAAAACCTGTATCATTGAATTTATGAGGTCCCTTTGCCATCCTCCTAACCTTGGCAGATTTATGGCTCACTCTATGTGCAATATGCTTCAGCCATAGACAAAATCCAATGTGCTATTACTTCCTCCTATCACAAACATATGTTCATCTAggcttgtcctaagtcaaacttttttagcTTTGACCATCAATatataaagttttatatggacTGAAAACATAAGATTAACGTTATTAGATCTTTTATGGAGAATACTTCCACAATATACAATTCTTTCAATGAAGATGATATATTTCATAGAAATTGCTAGTCAAAGTATCAGAGTGGAGACCGTGTCAATGCCATAATGGACATGTATTTGTGAGCTGAGGAAGTATGTCTTatagtacaaatttcatgagactGAATCATCCCTATTGTCTTCTTGCTCCTTTTTAGTATCTCTAATAAAGCAGTTGCTATACTATGTGTTAAAAGCTAATGGTGATTCCTTTACAGCATCCAGGAAACATTGCTGCTGATGATGTCAATGGAGGGAGACTTATCTTCTATGACTTTGGGATGATGGGAAGGTAACAttggcgcccccccccccccccccccccctcacatAAGTTTCATTTCATGAGAAATTTTGCATCTCAGTATGGATAATAATCTTCATCCTTCCAACTTCCAGTATCAGTCAAAATATTCGGGGAGGATTGCTTGAAGTATTCTATGGAGTTTATGAAAAGGATCCTGACAAAGTTAGTTCTCTGGGCATAATAGCCAGCAGATGATAATTTATACCCTGTGATGTTCTGGGAAGTGTTGAATCCTGTATTCCTGCAGGTGCTTAAAGCAATGGTTCAAATGGGTGTCCTTGTTCCTACTGGAGATATGACTGCTGTCAGAAGAACAGCTCAATTTTTCCTTAATAGGTAGTTACTTTTCCTTGAGAAGTTATTTTTTTCCTCGAACGTGCTTGAGAGTTGTGTGTATTTCATTAAAGAAAAAAGAGTAACCAAATACAACACCACCCTTGAGAAGATGTTACTTTGTAGTTATAGCAAATGGAGTTTGTTGAACTGGAAGAGCATGATGTTTTTTTTGAACAAGATGAGCATGATGTTTGACTTTGTTCTTTTTTGTGTCTATTATTTATAGCTTTGAAGAGCGTCTAGCAGCACAAAGGAAGGAGAGAGAGATGGCAACTGCAGAACTGGGAtttaaaaagcaattaactaagGAGGAGAAGTTTGAAAAGAGGAAGCAGAGACTTGCTGCAATTGGTAATGTTGTGACCTACCAACAGACTTGATAGATGGAAATATGTCAGGGTTTATTCTACAAATTTTATTATGTTGACTTGAATTCAATTTTGCAGGAGAGGATCTTTTGGCGATTGCTGCTGATCAACCATTTCGCTTCCCTGCCACATTTACATTTGTGGTCAGAGCATTCTCAGGTTTCAATGTCTAATAATTTACATGTTTACAAGGAAATTGTTATTATACTGTCATTCTACTCAGGCTTTCTCCATTTTATGCAGTTCTAGATGGTATTGGGAAAGGCCTTGATCCTAGGTTTGATATTACAGAGATTGCTAAGCCGTGAGTACTTGCTGCATTACTAGCATCTCGATACTTTTTCAAAAACATGCAAAgcttgcacatctttatatttTCAGCTTGACCTTTTCTGGTGCTGACTTGACATGTCTGTTAAATTTGCTAGATATGCCAAGGAATTGCTAAGATTTAATGAAGCTGGTGTTGAAGTAGTTGTGAAGGCAAGTTTCAACATTTGGTCAAAGCTTTTAACCTATCTCTATGATAGCATATCTCCTAAGTATTTTGATACTGAGAGTTTTAAGTGCTTTTGATTGCAACATTATTTCAGGATGCAAAGAAGAGATGGGAAAGGCAGTCCCGTGCCTTTTATAATTTGTTCCGCCAACCCGACAGAGTTGAAAAGCTCGCACAAATTATTGAACGTTTGGTATGTGCATCATTTGCCAACATTATTTTGTTGTGTATTGGTGTTATTTGCACATGTGCTCTTGACGAAAGTTTGTACGACTGAACTCAATGAACTGCTTTTTTGCAGGAGCAAGGTGAACTCAAGCTTCGTGTCAGAACACTGGAATCGGAAAGAGCATTTCAAAGAGTTGCCGCTGTACAGAAAACAATTGGATATGTGAGTTCAGAATTATTAATATATTGTTTAACTTTTTTCTATGTTACTTCATGCTGAACCATGAAAAGACAAGGGCAAACTTGTCTGCTGGATGACACTGTCACTGAGTGCATGCAAATTCAGTTAGCCTGCACTGGAATTGTTAAAACAAAATTGACAGAGGGCGCCTGCAAATTCGATGCGAGAAATCtgatcaagtcatcaagagaAACAGCCCTTATatcatgaaattgtttttctttctttgataCTGCACTTTTTTTCCTGAAGTTCCATATCATAATAATGTGTCTTAAATCTTGCTCTGTGTCATCCAGGGAGTTGCTGCAGGTAGTTTGGTGAACCTTGCAACAATGTTGTACTTCAATTCAATCTGGGTGAGTTTGTAAACAAACTGGAGTATATCATCCATCAAACTTCTAGCACATATTTGTTCTCATCACCTGATCTTCCAATCTTCAATAACCGTTGCAGGGACCAGCAACCATTGCATACTCCCTCTGCGCATTCTTCGGGCTTCAAGTTCTGATCGGGCTTGTCAAGGTTAAGAAGTTGGATCGGCAGGAGAGACTGATAACTGGTACTGCCTGAGCTATGAGTTCTTGATCAATCGGTGAGAACTGAACCGTCACTTTTCAGCGTTGTGTGTTGTCGTCACGTTGCCTTTTTTTTCCCCCTTTTGCACAATTTTACCCCCAGCGCAATTTAGCATAGGCACGGCCCCCCGGTGTATGATAGCTGTATGTAGATGCGATAATAACAGATAAAGATGTACATAGTGTATAATAGACATTCTACATGTATTTTTTTCTTCCATGGTGTAGCAGATACGTACAGGATTTTCTTTCAAATGATGATGATTCAGGGTTAAATGATTGATTTGGTGATTTTATTTTTGTCTCGAGTAGATGCGGTGCCGTAAGTTAACGATGGATGTGGCAAGATAGATGACGCGCCGTAATGTTACACCACCAATGTTTTCTGATCGtccgattaatcgtgattaatcgtCCTTATCTGTACTTAGCACTTGATTAGGCTCTCTGATTCAATCAGAGCGATCAGAAACCTGATCGTCCGATTAATCGTCAATTACTCACGATTAATCGTCCGATTAGGTCTCTTTACCGACCAGCACTAAATAGGCAGATGGGCTACTTCAGTTTACTAGGCTATATTTATTTGGGCCAGGTCCATTAGGGTTTCTCTTATATACCTCACCCTCACTCTTTCTCTCCTCAGTACTCCTCACTCCCGCTGTGTGTGCAGCTGAGCTCCATCTCTTCCCTGCTGCGTGCATCtcactccctcctccctcccttctAGTTCCAATCCAAGCAGCTCATCCGTGGATCTTCCCTACTGCTTgctgcttcctcctcccttctgctGCAGGGTCGCCTATTCTCTTCCCCACCTACAGGCTGCAGGTCCAGGGAGCATGAAGATGAGCTCCTCCTCTGAAGGTGAGTCATTAAATCGTCTTTGTTCTGTCATCTCCTTTCCTCTGCACTATGCTCAAATCTTGATGCTTTGTTTCTTTGGCTATTTGCTGAACTTGCGTAGATGAAAATCGAAGGCGGCAGCTTGCAGTGGAAGTCATCATGCCTGGGCCTAATCCTGAAGGAGGTGCTGGTGCAAGCTCATCAGTTGCATCAGGTGGTGATGGTTCAGCATCCTCAGCTGCTCCAGATGTTTCAGCCCCTGTAGAAAAGACTATAGCAGCACTGCCTCCAGAACTTGCTCAGCAGGCTAAAGATCCCAAGAGGAAGGCTCGATCTCAAGACCCAGGATGGAAGTATGGGTGGTGGCCAGATCCTACGAAGAAGGAATTTATTCAGTGCATTTTCTGTAAGAAGGTAGTGCCTGCAGGAATCGGTCGGTTCAAGATGCACCTTGCAGGGGGTTATGGGGATGCAGTGAAGTGCCCAAAACCACCTCCAATAGTCCAGCGAGAGATGACTATTTACTTGAAGAATACAAGGACTACAATTGTGGCACTTCCTGGAGATGgtgaacaagaacaagaagcaaaTGAAGAGGATGAAGTTACTGAAGTTGAACTAGCGAAAATACCAAGTTCTGGGACAAGACTCAAGCAAGCACAATCAGAAGCAAAGAAGAAAATAGCTCATGTCCGATGGTTGGACGAATACAAGCCACCGCCATATAATCAATTTTCTTGCCAACAGTCCAGCAGGGACCTTCTTCCTAGGTTCAGTGGATGCTTCAAGTGAGATAGCAAATGCACAAATGCTAGCTGATTTGTTGGAGCAGCAAGTTGACAAGATTGAGAAGGAATATGTGGTGCAGGTTGTCACAGACAATGGGGCCAACTTTAAGGCAGCGGGAAGGATTCTAATGGAGAGGATCCCACATTTGTTTTGGACACCTTGTGCTGCCCATTGTCCGAATTTGTTGCTGCAAGACATTAGTGAGACAAAGGAATTCAACACTGCCATCAATTGGAGCAAGAAAGTGTGCAAATTTCTATACAAGCATGGGAGGATACTTGATCTAATGAGACAGAAGATAGGTGGAGATATTGTGAGACCAGCTGTTGAGTATGTGCTGCTGTAATGTTGTCAGTCTATCACACTATTTTTTTACATCTACTTACTCAAGTTATCTATTATTCCTACAGAAAATCAGCAAACATATGGAGGCTAGGACAAAAATATGGAGTCAGATCTCATAGGTAAGTAACCAACTAACTAGAAATATGCTCGATGTCtactatataaatatatagtatatggtatattatatatataccatacatatATAATATATACTTATATAGTCCTGTTATATGCTGGATGATTATATGGACGATTAGACCGATTAAAGATCGATTAATCATCTTGATCGTCGATTAATCGTCCTG is from Miscanthus floridulus cultivar M001 chromosome 7, ASM1932011v1, whole genome shotgun sequence and encodes:
- the LOC136467210 gene encoding protein ACTIVITY OF BC1 COMPLEX KINASE 8, chloroplastic-like, with amino-acid sequence MSVASAAAAAAASLVASSSLSVPDHLRLRLRRPPPPQLPCFRRRSRGACLVRAVLEDRAPPPAEEDAKRYGLNGNGSGLGYDDAAVQAYLGSNNNGNGDRSASGDGAAVTQKPAAPASSVAVVPVPVPPAEDERRRKERVEEIGREDAWFKQSTGEVSVAPGGRWNRFKTYSTIQRTLEIWGFVFTFIFKAWLNNQKFTYRGGMTEEKKIIRRKVLAKWLKESLLRLGPTFIKIGQQFSTRVDILPQEYVDQLSELQDQVPPFPSETAVKIVEEELGASVNEIFDRFDFEPIAAASLGQVHRARLNGQEVVIKVQRPGLKELFDIDLKNLRVIAEYLQKVDPKSDGAKRDWVAIYDECASVLYQEIDYTKEAFNAEKFAENFKKLEYVKVPEIYWEYTTPQVLTMEYVPGIKINRIKQLDKLGVDRKRLGRYAVESYLEQILSHGFFHADPHPGNIAADDVNGGRLIFYDFGMMGSISQNIRGGLLEVFYGVYEKDPDKVLKAMVQMGVLVPTGDMTAVRRTAQFFLNSFEERLAAQRKEREMATAELGFKKQLTKEEKFEKRKQRLAAIGEDLLAIAADQPFRFPATFTFVVRAFSVLDGIGKGLDPRFDITEIAKPYAKELLRFNEAGVEVVVKDAKKRWERQSRAFYNLFRQPDRVEKLAQIIERLEQGELKLRVRTLESERAFQRVAAVQKTIGYGVAAGSLVNLATMLYFNSIWGPATIAYSLCAFFGLQVLIGLVKVKKLDRQERLITGTA